A single window of Candidatus Zixiibacteriota bacterium DNA harbors:
- a CDS encoding tyrosine-type recombinase/integrase translates to MRRSFSLHAAPIAASFGHAANAEPQSRIAQNRHNLLGCKSLSGYPDTLLPASETNIPPDQSLGVRSLARVVVAFAVHTGMRRGEILGLKWQDVDLEQGMIFVRNTKNCRVMHRWR, encoded by the coding sequence ATGAGGCGCAGCTTTAGTTTACACGCAGCGCCGATCGCGGCAAGCTTCGGCCACGCGGCCAATGCCGAGCCACAGAGCCGCATCGCGCAAAATCGCCACAATCTGCTCGGGTGTAAATCGCTTTCTGGCTATCCGGATACTCTTCTTCCTGCCAGCGAGACTAACATTCCTCCGGACCAGTCTTTAGGGGTAAGGTCACTGGCACGAGTGGTTGTGGCGTTTGCTGTTCACACGGGAATGCGGCGCGGCGAGATTCTTGGTCTGAAATGGCAGGATGTCGATCTGGAGCAGGGGATGATCTTTGTTCGTAATACAAAGAACTGCAGGGTCATGCATCGCTGGCGATGA